One window of Opisthocomus hoazin isolate bOpiHoa1 chromosome 15, bOpiHoa1.hap1, whole genome shotgun sequence genomic DNA carries:
- the EME2 gene encoding LOW QUALITY PROTEIN: structure-specific endonuclease subunit EME2 (The sequence of the model RefSeq protein was modified relative to this genomic sequence to represent the inferred CDS: inserted 2 bases in 1 codon), with product SCACSSQPCTLRSVLPRGAAWGWAGQSHWQSSLVKQGLKDPGSNTWVKVLSSLDYKYSSEPQAIPCSITWRRNTPNTLSPPDGPMAKAEEEKEVLVELEGFHKCLFSLSQVIRISEPDLHKVLYSRELLPAGGQVAWSKLDTFVSSFKSDWETAALRCNQEQHRQQAPSPGKQNPSFQPGPELAVAQEEILEVKLLTVLEGWHPVLFLGTWQELGQRVSALTNAIAKRPYKRQLELQELPFCTAGAWTSGVRVEKDGTGLWQLWKRQIQWFNXVSPATAAAIVEAYPSPSLLLQAYEECSTEDEKRLLLSDIPVKPDVSRKDCRVGTDIARHIYLFVVSTAPDLVLDPSTQGDRGPCQSASLFSLPRLSRG from the exons tcctgtgcctgcagcagccagccttGCACCCTGAGGTCCGTCCTACCCCGGGGAGCGGCTTGGGGCTGGGCCGGGCAGTCCCACTGGCAAAGCTCCCTCGTAAAACAAG GTCTCAAAGATCCTGGCTCAAACACTTGGGTGAAGGTTTTAAGTTCCTTGGACTATAAATATTCTTCTGAGCCTCAGGCAATTCCCTGCAGCATAACCTGGAGGAGAAACACGCCAAACACTCTGTCCCCTCCA gaTGGCCCCATGGCGAAGgctgaagaggagaaagaggtgtTGGTAGAGCTAGAAGGTTTTCATAAGTGCCTCTTTTCCTTAAGCCAGGTGATACGGATCTCTGAGCCAGACCTACACAAAGTGCTCTACAGCA gggagctgctgccagccggCGGGCAGGTGGCCTGGAGCAAACTCGACACCTTCGTCTCCAGCTTCAAGTCAGATTGGGAG ACAGCAGCCCTGAG GTGTAACCaggagcagcacaggcagcaggcaCCGAGCCCTGGAAAGCAGAATCCCAGCTTCCAGCCTGGCCCAGAGCTGGCTGTGGCTCAGGAAGAGATACTGGAGGTAAAACTTCTTACAGTGCTTGAA GGCTGGCACCCTGTGCTGTTCCTAGGCACGTGGCAGGAATTGGGCCAGCGTGTCTCTGCGCTGACGAATGCAATAGCAAAACGCCCGTACAA GAGGCAGCTGGAGTTGCAGGAGTTGCCTTTCTGCACTGCTGGGGCCTGGACCAGCGGGGTACGAGTGGAGAAGGATGGTACAGGGCTCTGGCAGTTGTGGAAGAGACAAATCCAGTGGTTTAA AGTCAGccctgcaacagcagcagctatAGTGGAAGCATATCCCTCCCCAAGCCTCCTGTTACA GGCCTATGAAGAATGCAGCACAGAAGATGAAAAACGACTCCTGCTGAGCGACATCCCGGTGAAACCAGACGTCAGCAGGAAAGACTGCCGTGTTGGGACAGACATAGCCCGCCACATCTACCTCTTTGTGGTATCCACCGCTCCTGACCTTGTCCTGGACCCGAGCACACAGGGGGACCGTGGACCGTGCCAGTCAGCCTCCCTGTTTTCTCTGCCAAGGCTCAgcaggggctga
- the NME3 gene encoding nucleoside diphosphate kinase 3: MICLVLGLFAGLFQSACSGADERTFVAIKPDGIQRRLVGEIVRRFERKGLQLVGLKLLQASEELLKEHYVALRDRPFYSRLVKYMSSGPVVAMVWQGLDAVKTVRTMIGETNPAESRPGTIRGDFCVEVSKNVIHGSDSVESARQEISLWFRPEELTCWEDTAQHWVYA; this comes from the exons ATGATCTGCCTGGTGCTCGGGCTCTTCGCCGGCCTCTTCCAGAGCG cctgcagCGGGGCCGACGAGCGCACCTTCGTGGCCATCAAACCGGACGGGATCCAGCGGCGCCTGGTCGGGGAGATCGTCCGGCGGTTCGAGAGGAAGGGCCTGCAGCTGGTGGGGCTGAAGCTCCTGCAG GCctcagaggagctgctgaaggagcACTATGTCGCCCTTCGTGACCGCCCCTTCTACAGCCGGCTGGTGAAGTACATGAGCTCTGGGCCCGTGGTGGCCATG GTCTGGCAGGGCCTGGATGCGGTCAAGACAGTTCGCACAATGATTGGGGAGACTAACCCAGCCGAGTCCAGGCCTGGCACCATCCGAGGAGACTTCTGCGTTGAAGTCAGCAA GAACGTGATCCACGGCAGTGACTCGGTTGAGAGTGCCCGGCAGGAGATCTCCCTCTGGTTCCGCCCGGaggagctgacctgctgggaGGACACGGCCCAGCACTGGGTCTATGCATGA
- the LOC142363287 gene encoding ubinuclein-1-like: MDDERYPEFFYPDLLESCQGGKDGGSSGDKEKDPGEPFSCDKKETHEAEALARQFEEKYGGKRRRKDLIDMGYGCDESDSLIDNSEAYDELVPASLTTKYGGFYINSGTLQFRQASESEDDYVKEKKKKCPKKPRLRDGAEKLKKKKRKRKAAANNNKLPKAGIELQTRELNSQIRSGVYAHLAAFFPCSKDALLKRARKLYLYEQGGRLKEPLQKLKEAIGRAMPEQMAKYQEECQAHTQAKFSRFQLSVGRPE; the protein is encoded by the exons ATGGACGACGAGCGCTATCCAGAATTTTTCTATCCAGATCTTCTGGAGAGTTGTCAAGGGGGAAAAGATGGTGGCTCCTCAGGAGACAAG GAGAAAGACCCTGGTGAGCCCTTCAGTTGTGACAAAAAGGAAACGCATGAAGCGGAGGCTCTTGCGAGGCAGTTTGAAGAAAAATAC GGTGGCAAGAGGCGCAGAAAGGACTTGATTGATATGGGCTATGGCTGCGACGAATCCGACTCCTTGATCGATAATTCTGAAGCA TACGATGAGCTGGTTCCGGCTTCTCTGACTACCAAGTATGGAGGGTTCTACATCAACTCAGGAACACTGCAGTTTCGGCAGGCATCAGAATCTGAAGATGACtatgttaaagagaaaaagaagaagtgTCCCAAG AAGCCGAGGTTGAGAGATGGAGCTGAAAAactaaagaagaagaagaggaagaggaaagctgCTGCTAACAACAACAAGCTTCCAAAAGCTGG CATAGAGCTGCAGACGCGAGAGCTGAATAGCCAGATCCGGTCGGGGGTGTATGCCCACCTGGCTGCTTTCTTCCCGTGCAGTAAGGATGCTCTGCTCAAGCGTGCCCGTAAGCTTTATCTCTACGAGCAG GGTGGCCGATTGAAGGAACCTCTGCAGAAGCTAAAGGAAGCCATCGGAAGGgccatgccagagcagatggcCAAGTACCAGGAGGAATGCCAAGCCCATACTCAGGCCAAGTTTTCTAG ATTTCAGCTCTCTGTGGGACGACCTGAGTAA